One part of the Lotus japonicus ecotype B-129 chromosome 2, LjGifu_v1.2 genome encodes these proteins:
- the LOC130738847 gene encoding B3 domain-containing protein At4g34400-like, translating to MRLPNAFAKMACQQGWEPRDVILKNSSGKVWEVKTLAVCSQLYFDDGWKQFREDNCLGAMDFVFFTHVEDNVFNFKICELSTRCEKMKVEDSEEQEKEKGDVDDVMELDKEEEGKQQDGDGDEHDPGQDDYGDEVEEKEEDQQQEDEDGDEHDPSEDDDSEEEEEEEEQQDEDGDDYDPGEKHGKEKYDVIELDDEEEEEEQDEDGDEYHSDYFIFLKSQNDEYDSDDDEEVEEEENTELEERDEEESKLTKKRKSHPKVCKVSSKREIGSSSATKAEDAGHENIDAAMYIRCDHPYFIVKPLNGSRGGLLIPHLIIKDFSLRFNKKITLVCCQCQNIPRNQLRYYHRSLPQLTPVNKKHTKEADVSVWTDGRVCANGWLGFCRKNKFTENDTCICEIVLREGQPIEMVRVHVAKKK from the exons ATG CGTCTACCAAATGCTTTTGCGAAGATGGCATGCCAACAAGGATGGGAACCCAGGGATGTCATTCTTAAGAACAGTAGTGGGAAAGTTTGGGAAGTCAAAACACTTGCAGTTTGTAGTCAACTGTATTTTGATGATGGTTGGAAGCAGTTCAGGGAAGACAACTGTTTAGGGGCTATGGACTTTGTCTTTTTTACACATGTTGAAGACAATGTGTTCAACTTTAAGATCTGTGAGCTATCAACAAGGTGTGAAAAGATGAAGGTAGAGGATAGTgaagaacaagaaaaagaaaagggcgATGTTGATGATGTGATGGAGTTGGATAAGGAGGAGGAAGGAAAACAACAAGATGGGGATGGTGATGAACATGATCCTGGTCAAGATGATTATGGTGATGAGGTggaggagaaagaagaagatcagCAACAAGAAGATGAGGATGGTGATGAACATGATCCTAGtgaagatgatgattctgaggaggaggaggaagaagaagagcaaCAAGATGAGGATGGTGATGATTATGATCCTGGTGAAAAACATGGAAAAGAAAAGTATGATGTGATAGAGTTggatgacgaggaagaagaagaagaacaagatgaGGATGGTGATGAATATCAttctgattattttatttttttgaaaagccaaaATGATGAatatgattctgatgatgatgaggaggttgaggaggaggagaataCAGAGTTGGAAGAGagggatgaagaagaatccAAGTTAACCAAAAAGAGAAAATCTCATCCCAAAGTCTGCAAAGTTAGCTCCAAAA GGGAGATTGGAAGTAGTTCAGCCACCAAGGCTGAAGATGCAGGACATGAAAACATTGATGCAGCAATGTATATTCGATGTGACCATCCCTACTTCATTGTCAAACCACTGAATGGCAGTCGCGGTGGATTG CTTATTCCACACTTAATCATCAAAGACTTTTCCCTTCGTTTTAATAAGAAGATCACTCTTGTATGCTGCCAGTGCCAG AATATTCCAAGAAATCAACTGCGATACTACCATCGCAGCTTGCCTCAACTGACACCCGTCAACAAAAAACATACAAAAGAGGCAGACGTAAGCGTGTGGACAGATGGGCGAGTGTGTGCCAATGGGTGGTTAGGTTTTTGCAGAAAGAACAAGTTCACAGAAAATGATACATGCATCTGTGAAATTGTGTTGCGGGAAGGCCAACCAATAGAAATGGTCCGGGTGCATGTAGCTAAAAAGAAGTGA
- the LOC130736837 gene encoding protein MAINTENANCE OF MERISTEMS-like has translation MIELPLVDYPPSPTVEIPTEYSPPSPTVELPRQESSGGESSGEESSGEASSSEESSDEDSIPPPYVDADVLPPEHGPQEHRDEDAARIWLVNQLGATLFASKSGGYHTTVYWIGMLEDLGRVCEYAWGAIALATLYDQLSRASRRGTAQMGGFSSLLLGWVYEYLSDRVIIRRADPEYSQDQPRARRWVTSRVPHAGLDERRVMLDELTVDDIIWTPFEDHRADRPRDPRAMYSGYIRSPFGRVVRRHLPERVLRQFGYIQDVPRHPSEIQTTGSLAETTDAAYAEFEPHLRPQGIPATYPGEAVEDYMRWYSAVSHRFIIPDDRREEFSAVTVMRRAVDLLEQSLEVPDAPAVGTHSRSLTERALDLIRSNAFIGTQGVAFATVRGARAAGGRDTYLDISWLLI, from the exons atgatTGAGTTGCCTCTGGTTGAttatccgccgtctcccacggtTGAGATACCTACAGAGTattctccgccgtctcccacaGTTGAGTTACCTCGCCAGGAGTCATCAGGCGgggagtcctcaggcgaggagtcatccGGCGAGGCCTCATCCAGCGAGGAGTCAtctgacgaggatagtattcctccgccttatgttgatgctgatgtcctGCCGCCAGAGCATGGGCCACAGG agcaccgagATGAGGACGCTGCgcggatttggctggtgaaccagctaggtgcgacgctctttgctagcaagagcggagGCTACCATACGACCGTCTACTGGATAGGGATGTTGGAGGATCTTGGCCGAGTGTGCGAGTACGCTTGGGGCgcgattgcgctcgctacgttatacgaccagcttagtcgagcgtccaggagggggacggcccagatgggaggtttcagctcgctcctgctaggatgggtctacgagtacctttctgaccgcgtcattatccggagggcggatccggagtactcgcaggaccagcctagggcgcggcggtgggtTACGTCCCGGGTCCCGCATGCAGGCCTtgatgagaggcgagtcatgctcgatgagctgacggtggatgacattatatggaccccatttgaggaccatcgggctgatcgaccacgggatccgagggccatgtattctggctacatccggtcgccatttggccgtgttgttcgacggcatctaccagagagggttctgcgccagtttggctacatacaggatgtccctcgacacccctctgagatccagacgactgggtcccttgctgagaccacagatgctgcctatgctgagtttgagccgcacctccgccctcaggggatccctgctacatatccgggagaggctgtggaggattacatgaggtggtacagcgctgtgtcccatcggttcatcatccctgatgataggagggaggagttcagtgcggtg actgttatgcgtcgggccgtggacttgttggagcagtcactcgAGGTGCCAGATGCTCCTGCAGTGGGCACGCATTcccgatccctcactgagagggcgctggatcttattagatccaatGCCTTCATTGGTACCCAGGGGGTAGCCTTTGCTACTGTCCGAGGAGCTAGAGCTGCgggaggcagag ACACATATTTGGACATTTCTTGGCTTTTGATTTGA